ATGAGACAAAGGATGCCTGAGGAGCAGGGAAGACACAATGCCTGTTTGGCTCTCAGCTTCAGCCCCGGGGCCCAAGTCTCCCCCATTGGGTTCCTCCTACTGAGGGGAGGATGTCCTCCAAGGCTCACAGCAGCTGTCTCTTCTTTAGACCTGGGTTTGAAGCATTTCTGAGACCTCAGAATCAGAATCAGCCTTTCACTCAGCCTCTGCCAGGCACAGGGTCCAGCAGAGAGCAGCGTGGGTCgagcctcttcccctcccccacccggtGGACTGCCGGGGGCACAGACAGGCTCACCCAGCTCTAGGGGCACTGACGACCCTGGCACTTTCTGATGTCTAATGCCCTAGTCTTGGTTTCTGGCTTGACCCCATCAGGAGGTCCTTGGtcactttcccctcctccccaaagTGTCCCCCCTGTCCTGACCTCCAGCCAAGAGGACCCTTTCCATTCCATGACCAGAAGGTCACTGACAGGCCCTCTGTGACCATTTAAGTTGGACCAAGCCAGGGGCTGTTTGTTCGAATCTCAGATCCACATGGGGACCTGACATTCTTTACAGGCCAGGGTCTCAGAGTAGCAGGGGCAGGGTGTGTCAGAATTTAGCAGCTGGCAAGTGTTTTGGGGGGATGAAGGCCTAGCCAGGGGCAGCGTCATCTTGGGCGCTGCCCCATGTCAGGCCAAGCTGGCTGGGACCCCGTCCCCTCGGCAGGTCACCATGGTGGACAGCTACGACATGCTCAGGTAGCTCTGGTGGGTCAGAGTGGGTCCTCCAGGAGCTAACAAGGGGCCCTGTGCTGGGCGCATTGCCCACCATGGCAGCCAGGACATGGGCAGTGAAGTTTCTCTGCTGCCCTTGCACCTCTGGCTGGGGACTGGCTCTTCCTGAGGGGAAGCCAGCTTCGTGGTTGGTGGTGGCCCCCAGCTTCCACTTCTGCTCATGCCATGGTCTTGCCACTGCTTCCTCAAGAGGACTGAGCCTGCCATCTCGGCAGGATGGGCCCTCGGTTTCTCACATGCTCCCCGACTCTGAGATGGAGTGGGTGCCCTGCCTCCTGATAGCATCAAGAGCCCCTGCCAGGCCAGCGCTTTGCTGGGCTCTGGTGACTGGGCTGCACAGGGGTGACCATGTCCCCAACCATGTGAGTCACCAGGGGGGTGTAAAGTGGGCCTCCTGCTCTCCCCTTGTTCTGAGACCATGTCCTGGGGCCTGTCCCTGCCCCCTTGCAGTCCGACACCATCTGGCAGACCTTCACTCCCACCTCCACTGCCTCACCTGCACCCAGCAGCTCTGCTCGTGGCACGAGCTAGTACCCATAGGTCTCTGCACGTGCCGGCTTCAGGCCATGTCTGTGGACCCAGTGGACCCTCTGGCACCGTGCCACAGGGAGGACTtgtggcctctctctctctccaggttGCACCTGAGAGCCTCAGGATCTGGGCCTGGTGGGCACCGTGGGTTCATGGCTGCCATGGCTTCCTGGTCACCCCTTGCTGGTGGACCCAGCCCCCATCTGCCGGGGCCAAGTCACACACCAGTTGGAAGTTCTCCATCACCACAGGGGCCTGGGGCCCACAGTAGTGATTCCCTCACTGACTCGCTGTAAACCCCACAGTGCCCCTGTCTGCCTAGGAGGCCTGCACTGTTAGGCTGCAGCTCCTGGGTCCCGTATCAGCCAAGCAGGCCAACCAGAGAGGCCCCAGGTTTGGGGTTCATGGTTGGGCTGTGGACCAGGAGGCCACCCATGTTGGGGGATGTGCGGGTGTTCCCAGTTCCTGAGCTCTTGCCGGGCAGGAGCTGGGGTGGAGACAAGGGGCAAGGATGCAGTCACCTGCTCCTGCGATGTGGGCGTTTCTGTCCTCTTGACATCAGGACAGAAGGTGGACGCACCAGGCCTTGCTTCATGTGTCTGTTTTCCCAGGCGTGCTGCTGTTGTCTCCCCATAGCTCTCCCTGTACCCTGGGCTCTggtgcttgtatgtgtgtgtgtgtgtgtcgggggggtgGGCGTCTCTTGTGTGGTTCTGCTGCAGGAACCCAGAACCGGATGGCCTGCTGGTGCCAGCCTACAGAGCTCCGAACTCCCCGGCATGGCTCTGTCATTGGCCCTGTTGTCCCACGCGGGGGTCAGAGCTGCCTTGAACATGTTGGAGGCCTTCCGTGGCCCCCTATTGGTATAGCTACTGCCTTGCTGTCTGCACTGGGTCCCCTTACCCAGGTGTACCCAGAGCCCCATCCTTTCTCCTCTGGCCACTCTCAGGCCAGGGGGTGTGGGTGGGTCTCAGCAGTGGATCCTGAAGTGGGGTTCAGAGCACAGCACCTGGGAAGTGGGTGAGGAAGGTGGCCACTCTGTCCCAGCAGATCTGGGGTGTATCTGCACTCTGCCCCACCTCCAGGAAGCACCCTAGCAGGGGTCTCCCAGCTGGGGGCTGCCCAGAGATGGCTGGGTGCCCGAGGCTCAGCACCTGGTTTTGCTTCTGCCCAGTACTATGCAGAGTGTCATGGTGTCATCTATGTCATCGACTCCACGGACGAGGAGCGGCTGTCTGAGTCCAAACAGGCATTTGGTGGGTACAGCCAGCCAGGCTGGGGATGCGGGGAGTGGGAGGGTTCCGTCTGCACAGCCCCCATTCCAGAGCTGGCCTGTGGGGAGGTTGGGCCACTCCAGGACAGGAGGGTGCCAGCCAAGTGCGTCCAtgtggggtgggcagggatgTGGGGACCTGTGTGGAGGCGGATGAAGGGCGCTCACTGCTGCCTCTCTGCCCGCCCCAGAAAAGATGGTCATAAGCGAGGCGCTGGACGGTGTCCCTATCCTGGTGCTGGCCAATAAGCAAGATGTTGAGGTGAGCCCCCAGGCCAAATGGGCTCCTGCTCCCGCCAGATGGGGTACCTCTCCCAGGGGAGGGCTGCTGCCTTCCTCAGTTACCCTGAGTGTGGCTGCCGCAGGTGAAcagagcacccccaccccctgggttTTTCCTGCTGTGCTGGCACCTCTGCAGCCAGGGAACTCCTGCTGGGCAGACCCAGGTGAGCAGACCCAGGTGAAGGTCTGGAAAGAAGGGCAGAAGCACCTCAGGGTGGGAGTCTGCTGACACCAACCTGTCTGCCGCCCTTGAGCACAGTAGCTGTGCTGGCCCCACTCCATGAACCACTGGTGAGAGGTGGCATTTTGGCAGCCGTCCACGTGGAGGAGGCCCTGAACAGGCAGGTGGCGTGTTCCTGTAGCATCTGGTTTGTGCTGCCAGGGTGTGTCTCCCTGGGGCTGCTCACCAGGCAGGTATCCTAGACAGTAGCCAGGAGGCACCTCCTGAAAGGTGCCATGCAGCTTCCCACCTGCCCTCTACCCCCACAGCTCTGGGAACTGCTCCAGGGGTAGAGGGTGAATAGGGTGGCAGGCCTGCCCCTCATGGCCTCACCTCCCCCAGACTTGCCTCTCCATCCCTGACATCAAGACTGCGTTCAGCGACTGTGCCTCCAAGATCGGCAGGCGGGATTGCCTGACCCAGGCCTGCTCGGCCCTCACGGGGTGAGTGGGGTTCACCCTGGGCATCGGGGGCCACGGCCAGCCCTGCCTCATGTCCATTGTCTCCACAGCAAGGGGGTGCGCGAGGGCATTGAGTGGATGGTGAAGTGCGTCGTGCGGAATGTGCACCGGCCGCCGCGGCAACGGGACATCACATAGGCACACCTGCCTGTGCGCCCACCGCTTGTCCTGAAGAGCTCCTGCCCGCTCCACACCACCAATCCTGGGGGCTGGGTCGGCTTTGCCTTTTGGTTTTCCCATTTGCTTTGTTTCTTCTCTAAGACAAATTTTTCTGTGTCCAGAAAAGCATAGGCATCCGGAACCTTCTGCGAGGGGTGCTGGGGCTTCCCTAAGGCCGGCTGATGCCAGCCGGCCACCAGCAGAACTTAGCAGGCCCAAGGCCCAGGTTGGGGCCCCTGTGGGCCACCTCTCCTTTTGGAGCTGCTGCCACAGCAGGCCTGCCGGTTTGGCCCTGCATGGGACCTTGGTGGGGAGCTGCTTGGAAATAGGTTTTTTCAGAGCTGTGGGGCCTTCCATAGTCCTCAAGGCTGCTCTGTGCCTCATGCCTATGGAGGCAGCTATGACTCCTTGGCCTCTGCTCTCTGATCTTGGAGTTGGGTGGGGGGGTTGGTGTCACCTGAGGAAGACCTGGGCTTGTTGCAGTCCCTGTCCTGATGCAGCttcaggaggaggcagggagacctGCCTGGGAGGCTGTGAGCCCCACCCACTGGCCCAGCCACCTTGTTTTGATCTCCAGTGAAAATGGGAAAGCTAGGTGGTTGTGCTGGTAGTGGGcatctgctccccaccccccagcctgccTGCCACCCACCCAAAATAACCTAGATACGAATTCGGGGTGTGATGAAGGCCAGCAGGGTCCCAAGGAGCCCAGGCTAGTAGTGTGCTGGGCCTGTGCTCCCAGCTGGGTGGTGAGGGCTGGGGCTGCTCTCAGGTctgggccttttccagtcctgtgtctggGAGCAGAGGCCCTCCAGGCAAGGCTGGTCCTCAGGACCCTCCCACATGGCCCTTTGTGGAAGTTGGTGACACCCTCTGAGCCTAGCCATGGGCAAAATAAAGAGTTGGAGTGGCTCCCATCCATCATTCTTCAGAGGCCGGGTGGCTTTATCTGCAGGTCAGGTTCCCCAGGCAGCTGGGGAGGAGATGCTGGGAAAAGGATGagtcagggctgggggtgggcaccAGCTGCAGGTGAGGTGACTCACTGAGGGGATACTTTGACCTTGCCTCTCTCCCTGGGGCCCTTCCTGGAGGTCAGGCAGGAGCCTCCAGGGCTGGTGGGGGCTGCCGGGACTGGGAGTCCTAGGTTGATGAGTCAAGGCCTCATCTAAACCTGCCCCAGAAGGGAAAAGCGTCGTTTCCCAGAAAGCGAGTGGGACACACTGTCCTACCCGGAGGTCTTGGCTAGTCCcttgctgggaaatcccctgCTGCTTTGAGGAGGGTGGAGCCTCAAAGAGGGGCAGCTTGAAGGTGACACTTCCTGGCACCTCAGGGCACATAGACTGGCGCTGACTCCTCTGACTTCGCCTTTTCCACAGTGGAGCCCTTGAACTCTGActcgccctccctccctccacacctCCTTAATCACTCAGCGAAACTTTGAGAGAGGGGTGTCACCCGCTGTCCTCTCCCGCGACCCTACCACCCGAGCGGGTCAGTCCCAGTGGGAGGGAAGGCAGTGGACAGGGCACTGCTGCTAGGCAGCGCGCC
This genomic interval from Cervus canadensis isolate Bull #8, Minnesota chromosome 10, ASM1932006v1, whole genome shotgun sequence contains the following:
- the ARFRP1 gene encoding ADP-ribosylation factor-related protein 1 isoform X2; the encoded protein is MVGLWTRRPPMLGDVRVFPVPELLPGRSWGGDKGQGCSHLLLRCGRFCPLDIRTEGGRTRPCFMCLFSQACCCCLPIALPVPWALVLVCVCVCVGGVGVSCVVLLQEPRTGWPAGASLQSSELPGMALSLALLSHAGVRAALNMLEAFRGPLLYYAECHGVIYVIDSTDEERLSESKQAFEKMVISEALDGVPILVLANKQDVETCLSIPDIKTAFSDCASKIGRRDCLTQACSALTGKGVREGIEWMVKCVVRNVHRPPRQRDIT
- the ARFRP1 gene encoding ADP-ribosylation factor-related protein 1 isoform X3, coding for MVGLWTRRPPMLGDVRVFPVPELLPGRSWGGDKGQGCSHLLLRCGRFCPLDIRTEGGRTRPCFMCLFSQACCCCLPIALPVPWALVLVCVCVCVGGVGVSCVVLLQEPRTGWPAGASLQSSELPGMALSLALLSHAGVRAALNMLEAFRGPLLYYAECHGVIYVIDSTDEERLSESKQAFEKMVISEALDGVPILVLANKQDVEQGGARGH
- the ARFRP1 gene encoding ADP-ribosylation factor-related protein 1 isoform X4, whose protein sequence is MYTLLSGLYKYMFQKDEYCVLILGLDNAGKTTFLEQSKTRFNKNYKGMSLSKITTTVGLNIGTVDVGKARLMFWDLGGQEELQSLWDKYYAECHGVIYVIDSTDEERLSESKQAFEKMVISEALDGVPILVLANKQDVETCLSIPDIKTAFSDCASKIGRRDCLTQACSALTGKGVREGIEWMVKCVVRNVHRPPRQRDIT